One Cupriavidus taiwanensis LMG 19424 DNA segment encodes these proteins:
- a CDS encoding YihY/virulence factor BrkB family protein, whose product MPPPRRHRPHWLPDRHTGARTLRVVGAAITSWFAHRAASKGAALSFYMLFSLAPILVLVISIAGLFFGAEAARGEIFAQLEGLVGDQGAAAIEGILAATHRAGGSGMAALIATGILFVGATSAFAELKSSLDDIWHVPVPDTAGWRQLLRTRLLSFSLVLVLAFMLLVSLIVNAALAVVERIWGQLWTQTWLAPVAEAISSLFSFAVVTALFAVIFKMLPNARIAWRDVTMGAVITALLFSIGKRLIGLYLGNSAVASSYGAAGSVVALMLWVYYSAQIFFFGAELTRQYALQFGSLRGKPADKLAG is encoded by the coding sequence GTGCCGCCGCCGCGCCGGCACCGTCCGCACTGGCTGCCCGACCGCCACACCGGTGCGCGCACGCTGCGCGTCGTGGGCGCTGCCATCACCTCGTGGTTCGCGCACCGCGCCGCCAGCAAGGGCGCGGCGCTGTCCTTCTACATGCTGTTCTCGCTGGCGCCGATCCTGGTGCTGGTGATTTCGATCGCCGGCCTGTTCTTCGGCGCCGAGGCGGCGCGCGGGGAGATCTTCGCGCAGCTCGAGGGGCTGGTCGGCGACCAGGGCGCCGCCGCCATCGAAGGCATCCTGGCCGCGACGCACCGCGCAGGCGGCAGCGGCATGGCCGCGCTAATCGCGACCGGCATCCTGTTCGTCGGCGCCACCAGTGCCTTTGCCGAACTGAAAAGCAGCCTGGACGATATCTGGCATGTGCCGGTGCCCGACACCGCCGGCTGGCGCCAGTTGCTGCGCACGCGCCTGCTGTCGTTCAGCCTGGTGCTGGTGCTGGCGTTCATGCTGCTGGTGTCGCTGATCGTCAATGCGGCGCTGGCGGTGGTCGAGCGCATCTGGGGGCAGTTGTGGACGCAGACGTGGCTGGCACCGGTCGCCGAAGCCATTTCCTCGCTGTTTTCGTTCGCCGTGGTGACCGCGCTGTTCGCGGTGATCTTCAAGATGCTGCCCAATGCGCGCATTGCGTGGCGCGACGTCACCATGGGCGCGGTCATCACCGCACTGCTGTTCTCGATCGGCAAGCGGCTGATCGGGCTGTATCTGGGCAACAGCGCCGTGGCCTCTTCCTATGGCGCGGCGGGGTCGGTGGTGGCGTTGATGCTATGGGTGTATTACTCGGCACAGATCTTCTTCTTTGGCGCCGAACTGACGCGCCAGTACGCGTTGCAGTTCGGCAGCCTGCGCGGCAAGCCGGCGGACAAGCTGGCAGGGTAG
- a CDS encoding sigma-54 dependent transcriptional regulator gives MDRLCKASRTAQLVVVSRHEDFGFDPSVIGAEWEIRRVAQVRDAERAVRACPPTAGVIDLQSDYSEAEFAQLEQALQHLHITWVAITSDAMLANERVRRMIRDYCVDYVRLPFSMPELLYTLRHARGMASLHGTRPQESASRGTMIGECAAMRAMFRSLAKVAHNEAPVFISGESGTGKELAAQAIHDASSRRKGPFIAINCGAIPSHLVQSELFGYEKGAFTGANQRKIGWIEQAEGGTLFLDEIGDLPLESQVALLRFLQQGTITRLGGHQSIPLNLRIISATHVDLVAAQGDGRFRSDLFHRLCVLTLSIPPLRERGEDILLLANAVLAEHGHEAHRRIRGFSACATQAMMQYAWPGNVRELINRVRRAIVMTDNRKITAEDLQLHGGAELPRKTLDAIREEAEREAIRTVMASHGFHVVPAARELNVSRVTLYRLMHKHNIRVDSHASAGE, from the coding sequence ATGGACCGACTGTGCAAGGCGTCACGCACTGCACAGCTCGTAGTCGTGTCGCGTCATGAAGATTTTGGTTTCGACCCGTCCGTGATCGGCGCGGAATGGGAAATCCGCCGCGTCGCGCAGGTTCGCGACGCCGAGCGCGCGGTGCGCGCCTGCCCGCCCACGGCGGGCGTGATCGACTTGCAGTCCGACTACAGCGAGGCCGAGTTCGCCCAGCTGGAGCAGGCGCTGCAGCACCTGCATATCACCTGGGTCGCGATCACCTCCGATGCGATGCTTGCCAACGAGCGCGTACGGCGGATGATCCGCGACTATTGCGTCGACTACGTGCGCCTGCCGTTCTCGATGCCCGAACTGCTGTACACGCTGCGGCATGCGCGCGGCATGGCGTCGTTGCATGGTACGCGCCCACAGGAAAGCGCGTCGCGCGGCACCATGATCGGCGAATGCGCGGCGATGCGGGCAATGTTCCGCTCGCTGGCCAAGGTGGCGCACAACGAAGCGCCAGTATTCATCTCGGGCGAGTCCGGCACCGGCAAGGAGCTGGCGGCCCAGGCGATCCACGATGCCTCGAGCCGGCGCAAGGGCCCGTTCATTGCCATCAACTGCGGCGCCATCCCTTCGCACCTGGTGCAATCGGAGCTGTTCGGCTATGAAAAGGGCGCATTCACCGGCGCCAACCAGCGCAAGATCGGCTGGATCGAGCAAGCGGAGGGCGGCACGCTGTTCCTCGACGAGATCGGCGACCTGCCGCTGGAAAGCCAGGTGGCGCTGCTGCGCTTCCTGCAACAGGGCACCATCACCCGGCTGGGCGGCCACCAGTCGATACCGCTGAACCTGCGCATCATCTCGGCCACGCACGTGGACCTGGTGGCGGCGCAGGGCGATGGGCGCTTTCGTTCGGACCTGTTCCACCGCCTGTGCGTGCTGACGCTGTCCATTCCGCCGCTGCGCGAGCGCGGCGAGGACATCCTGCTGCTGGCCAATGCCGTGCTGGCCGAGCACGGCCATGAGGCGCACCGCCGTATCCGCGGGTTCTCCGCGTGCGCGACGCAGGCGATGATGCAGTACGCCTGGCCAGGCAACGTGCGCGAGCTGATCAATCGCGTGCGCCGCGCCATCGTGATGACCGACAACCGCAAGATCACCGCCGAAGACCTGCAGCTGCACGGCGGCGCCGAGCTGCCGCGCAAGACCCTCGATGCAATCCGCGAAGAGGCCGAGCGCGAAGCGATCCGCACCGTGATGGCCAGCCACGGCTTTCACGTGGTGCCGGCCGCGCGCGAGCTCAATGTGTCGCGCGTGACCCTGTACCGGCTCATGCACAAGCACAACATCCGCGTGGACAGCCACGCCTCGGCGGGCGAATAG